CTGCGGCAGCGGAAGCTTCATCGGCATCGGTGAAGAAACTGCCTGCCGACATCGGCCAGTTGAAGATGCTCTGGAACGACGTATTGCTGCCGCCGACGTAGACCCGTTGATCGAGGTTGCCGTAGCGCACTGCGGCGTAGTTGCCATTGATCGGCATGACCTTATGAACCTGCGGCAGCACGGCCAGTGCCTTTACGTCGCCCAGGCTGACGATGCCCTGAGGTGCACGCGGGTTGGCGGCCGTGCCGTTCAGGTAAATGATGTTCGAACCGAACGCGCCCATTTGCGCCATGACTTTGCGCTTGCTGCCTTCGCCTACGGCGAGCATGACCACCACCGACGCTACGCCGATGATGATGCCGAGCAAGGTCAGCGCCGTGCGAAACCGGTTGATCCACATCACCCGCCACGCGGCTTGCACCGCTTCGACCAGCTCGCCTTTCCAGGCGCCCTGATCCTGGCTGCCCTGACTCAGGCGCTGCTTCAAATCCACCGCTTGCAGGCTGCCCGACACCGGCTGTTCGGGCTCGGCCGTGTCCTGAACGGTATCGCTGATGATCTCGCCGTCGCGAATCTCGATGACCCGTTTGGCTCGTGCCGCAACTTCCCGGTCGTGAGTAATCAGAATCACCACATGACCTTGCAGGGCCAGCTCATCCAGCAAGGCCATGACTTCCTCGCCGCTGTGGCTGTCCAGGGCGCCGGTGGGTTCGTCGGCGAGAATGATGTGCCCGCCGTTCATCAAGGCGCGGGCAATCGATACCCGCTGTTGCTGACCACCGGATAACTGATGCGGGCGATTGGCGCTGCGGCTGGCCAGGCCCAGGCGTTCCAGCAGGGCCGCAGCCCGTGCGTGGCGTTCACTGGCGGGCATGCCGGAATAGATCGCCGGCATCTCGACGTTTTCCTGGGCCGAGCCGGAAGCGATCAGGTGATATCCCTGGAATACGAAGCCGAACGCTTCGCGCCGCAGCCAGGCCAGTTCGTCGCTGTTTAGCCCGGCGACATTTTCCCCGGCGAACAGGTAGCGACCGCTGGTGGGCCGGTCAAGGCAGCCGAGGATGTTCATCAAGGTCGATTTGCCGGAGCCGGAGGCGCCGACGATGGCCACGAACTCGCCGGGATAAATCGCCAGGTTCACGCCGCGTAATACATCAACCTGAGGCGTGTCGCCGCCGCCGTAGGATTTGCGCAGATTCTGCAGCTCGATCAGTGGCGTGCTCATCAGCCGCCACTTCCGCTGGCCGGGCCGAGTAGCAGATAGTCGCCTTCGGCGAGGCCTTCCAGCACCTCGGTGCGCAGCCGGTCGCTGATCCCGGTACGCACTTCTCGTTGCTGGATGTCGCCATTTTTCGCCACCACCTGAACCGTACGGCTCTGGCTGTCACGGCCGGGTTGCAGTGCGGCGACGGGCACGGTCAGGGTTTGCCGGGCCTGGCCATCGACGAAAAACACTTGCGCGGTCATGTCCGCCATCAGCGCCTGATCGTCGTTTTCAACGTCGAGCAAAACCGTATAAAGCACCACGCGACCGCTGCTGCCCTTGCCCGCAGCGACCGGACTGCCGCTACCCTGGCTGAGTTGCTCCAGCGGGATCGGCGCAATCGGCAGGATTTGTCGCACCGTGCTCGGCCAGCGTCGCCCGCCACCGCTAAGCGTCGTGAAGTATGCCTGCATGCCCGGTTTGACGTGGCCGATGTCGGCTTCGGAAACTTCGGCCCACACCGTCATGGGCGAGAGGCGGGCGATGCGCAGGATCAACGGCGTGCGTTGCTGGGCATTGAGCGTCTGACCGACCCGAGCGTCCAGCGCGACGACGGTGCCGGTCATCGGTGCATAAATCTTGGTGTAGCCCAGCTCGGCTTCGTCGCTGCGCAGACTGGCCTGGGCCTGGAGAATCTGCGCCTGAAACATTTCCGTGCGGGCCTTGGTGCGGCGCAATTCGGCCTCGGCGCTCTGCACGTCTTCCTCACGGGTGGCGCCGCCCGCCGCGAGGGTCTTCTGGCGTTGCGCACGTTGCCGGGCGAGGTCGTGTTCGGCGCGTTGTTCCTGCAATTGGGCCTCGAGGTTTTCGATGGCATAGCGCGCGGCGTCGAGGCGGGCTTTTTGCGTTGAAGGATCGATCTCCACCAGCAACTGGCCCTCGGTCACCTGCGAACCGATTTCCACGTGGATCTTCTGAATCTGCCCCGAAGCCTGAGCGCCGACGTCCACGTAGCGACGCGGCTGCAAGGTGCCCAATGCCGTGACGCTGCTTTCTATATCGCCACGCACCACTTGCACCGTGGCCAGATCAGCCCGGCCAGAAGGCAAGGCGTGCCAGGTCGCGTAGGCGATCACGGGAAGCAGGCACAGGGCGATGAACAGCAGGCGTCGGGCGGAGCGGGGCGGTTTCATGCAATGGATGACCGTCAAAGGCAAGGGATTGAGTGGTAAACGTGACGCAGGGGCGGGAATTTAAGGCAGTGTCCCGGTGCCGTGCAGTCTGCGTGGGAGCGAGCTTGCTCGCGAAGACGATGGCCGCCATTCGAGCAATGCGTTGGCCGTAAGGGCCTCTTCTCGAGCAAGCTCGCTCCCACGACCCTTGATTGTTAAATTTTATTTCACAGCCCTCGTTCCCTATTGCAACAGGCCACCTTGCTGGCCATCCCGATTGAGTGCGCAACACCTCCTGAGGACACTGGAATGACACAGGCTCTTGCATCTGCCGTGGTTCACGATCTGATTGGCATCGGCTTCGGCCCCTCCAACCTGGCACTGGCAATTGCCTTGCAGGAGCGCGGCGAAGCGGCCGGTGCGCTGGACGTGTTGTTCCTCGACAAACAGGCCGATTACCGCTGGCATGGCAACACGCTGGTAACCCAGAGCGAGCTGCAGATTTCCTTTCTCAAGGATCTGGTTACGCTGCGCAATCCCACCAGCCCGTTCTCGTTCGTGAACTACCTCAAGGAGCACGGGCGTCTGGTGGACTTCATCAACCTCGGCACGTTTTACCCATGCCGCATGGAGTACAACGACTACCTGCGCTGGGTCGCCGGGCAGTTCGGCGAGCAAAGCCGTTACGGCGAAGAAGTCACCGCCATCGAGCCGCTGCTGCACAAGAACAAAGTGGAAGCGCTGCGCGTGTTGTCCCGGGATACCCAAGGCCAGAATCACGTCCGCACCACGCGTTCAGTGGTAGTCAGCCCAGGCGGTACACCGCGAATTCCCGAGGCGTTCACGGGCCTGAAAAATGATGGTCGGGTGTTTCATCATTCCCAATACCTGGAGCGCATGGCCAAACAGGCGTGCGTCAACGGCAAGCCGATGCGTATTGCGATCATCGGCGGCGGGCAGAGCGCGGCAGAAGCGTTCATCGACCTCAATGACAGCTTCCCGTCGGTGCAGGTGGACATGATCCTGCGCGGCTCGGCGCTGAAACCGGCCGACGACAGCCCGTTCGTCAACGAAGTGTTCTCGCCGGAGTTCACCGACTTGATGTTCAGCCAGGGCGGTGCGCAACGCGAACAGATGATCCGCGAATACCACAGCACCAATTATTCGGTGGTGGACATCGATCTGATCGAGCGCATCTACGGTGTGTTCTATCGCCAGAAAGTCTCCGGCATTGCTCGCCACGCCTTCCACAGCCTGACCACGGTGGAAACCGCCACGGCTACGGCGCAGGGGATCGAAATGGTGATGCGTAATCTCGCCAGCAACAAAAGCACAACCCAGGTTTACGATGCCGTGGTGCTGGCAACCGGCTACGAGCGCCAGTTGCATCGCCACCTGCTGGCGCCCTTGGCTGAGTACATGGGCGATTTTGAAGTGTCCCGCGATTACCGGATCAAAACCGATGCGCGCTGCCAGGCATCGGTCTACATGCAGGGTTTCTGCGAAGCCAGCCACGGCTTGAGCGACACACTGCTGTCAGTGCTGCCGATTCGCGCCGACGAAATTGCTGCGTCGTTGTATGCCAACGTGGCCCAGAGTCATCGTGGCGCCTCGGTGCCGGAACGGGTGTTGGCGGTGGGCTAACAGTCGGTTGCAGACCGCAATCTGAACCCTTCCTGAACAACCGGAGCGTTGCCTGTCTTTATCGGGCAACCCCGGTTTACCCGGCCAAAACCCAAGGGTATGCTTCGCGCCACAACCCCCCAATGGAGTCCCACGTGGGTACATGTTCGAGTGACAGTAGTCGGCAGGTTCTTGCAACCTGCACACACTTGGCACGTTAACGCGCAGCGTCGCTCCTGCCGTTATCTTGCCCAAGGCGAGAAACGGCATCCCTGGTAACCGGTCCCCTGCGGCCGTCCCTTCGAAGCCTCCTCATCGATACTGAAATGATCAGCAGCTGATCGCGGCGTTGTTGCGCCTGCGTTTGCCCGCTGTACGGACGCGTCTGTCTTGCGACAGGCGAGCCGCTCCGTGCCCTGCCTCAAGGTTGGGCTGCGACGGCGGTACCCGCGTGGTTCTCCTGTTATGCAGTAAGGAGACGGCCTTGAAAATGTCCTTCTTGAAAGAGTTATTCGCCAGTTTTCTACGCAGCCGTCACATTGATCGGCATTTCCGGCGGCTGACGATTTTCGAAAGCATCGCGCCCGCCAGCGTCAGCCGTGAAGTGCCCGATACCCTGGCGCAAACCCTGAGCAAAGCGTCCCGCAGTGACCCGCAAAACCTGCTGGCCGATTTGCACAGCCACGCCGATGGCCTGAGTGAAAGTCAGGCATCGACGCGCCGCGAACAAGTCGGGCTGAACGAAGTGGCCCACGAGCAGCCTTTGCCGTGGTGGCGGCATCTTTGGCACTGCTACACCAATCCGTTCAACCTGCTGCTGACCTTGCTGGCGTTGATTTCGTTTCTGACTGACGACCTGGAAGCCACGGTGGTGATCTCGACGATGGTGGTGCTGTCGAGCCTGATGCGCTTCTGGCAGGAAGCTCGCTCCAACAAGGCGGCTGATGCGCTCAAGGCCATGGTCAGCACCACGGCCACGGTCCTGCGCAGGCTGGAGTCGGGGGAGCAGGTTGAAAACCAGCAGCGTAATGGCGGCCTGTCTGAACGCATCCGGCGCATCGAGCTGCCGATCCGCTTGCTGGTACCCGGCGACCTGATTCACCTGTCGGCCGGGGACATGATTCCCGCCGATTGCCGTTTGTTGAGCGCCAAGGACCTGTTCGTCGGGCAGGCGGCCATGACTGGCGAATCCATGCCCGTGGAGAAATTCGTTTGCCAGCAGGAAGCTGAAGCCAGCACGCCGCTGGACCTGCAGAACATTCTGTTC
This genomic window from Pseudomonas sp. G.S.17 contains:
- a CDS encoding MacB family efflux pump subunit — its product is MSTPLIELQNLRKSYGGGDTPQVDVLRGVNLAIYPGEFVAIVGASGSGKSTLMNILGCLDRPTSGRYLFAGENVAGLNSDELAWLRREAFGFVFQGYHLIASGSAQENVEMPAIYSGMPASERHARAAALLERLGLASRSANRPHQLSGGQQQRVSIARALMNGGHIILADEPTGALDSHSGEEVMALLDELALQGHVVILITHDREVAARAKRVIEIRDGEIISDTVQDTAEPEQPVSGSLQAVDLKQRLSQGSQDQGAWKGELVEAVQAAWRVMWINRFRTALTLLGIIIGVASVVVMLAVGEGSKRKVMAQMGAFGSNIIYLNGTAANPRAPQGIVSLGDVKALAVLPQVHKVMPINGNYAAVRYGNLDQRVYVGGSNTSFQSIFNWPMSAGSFFTDADEASAAAVAVIGERVREKLFGQTNPLGHYILIENVPFRVIGVLATKGASSGDKDSDLRVVVPYSAASVRLFGKENPEYVVIAAADARKVKDTEKAIDQLLLGLHNGKRDYELTNNAAMIQAEASSQNTLSLMLGSIAAISLLVGGIGVMNIMLMTVRERTREIGIRMATGARQRDILRQFLTEAVMLSVVGGVAGIGLALLIGAALLLGKVAVAFSLSAVAGAFACALVTGVVFGFMPARKAARLDPVTALSSE
- a CDS encoding efflux RND transporter periplasmic adaptor subunit, translated to MKPPRSARRLLFIALCLLPVIAYATWHALPSGRADLATVQVVRGDIESSVTALGTLQPRRYVDVGAQASGQIQKIHVEIGSQVTEGQLLVEIDPSTQKARLDAARYAIENLEAQLQEQRAEHDLARQRAQRQKTLAAGGATREEDVQSAEAELRRTKARTEMFQAQILQAQASLRSDEAELGYTKIYAPMTGTVVALDARVGQTLNAQQRTPLILRIARLSPMTVWAEVSEADIGHVKPGMQAYFTTLSGGGRRWPSTVRQILPIAPIPLEQLSQGSGSPVAAGKGSSGRVVLYTVLLDVENDDQALMADMTAQVFFVDGQARQTLTVPVAALQPGRDSQSRTVQVVAKNGDIQQREVRTGISDRLRTEVLEGLAEGDYLLLGPASGSGG
- a CDS encoding SidA/IucD/PvdA family monooxygenase — protein: MTQALASAVVHDLIGIGFGPSNLALAIALQERGEAAGALDVLFLDKQADYRWHGNTLVTQSELQISFLKDLVTLRNPTSPFSFVNYLKEHGRLVDFINLGTFYPCRMEYNDYLRWVAGQFGEQSRYGEEVTAIEPLLHKNKVEALRVLSRDTQGQNHVRTTRSVVVSPGGTPRIPEAFTGLKNDGRVFHHSQYLERMAKQACVNGKPMRIAIIGGGQSAAEAFIDLNDSFPSVQVDMILRGSALKPADDSPFVNEVFSPEFTDLMFSQGGAQREQMIREYHSTNYSVVDIDLIERIYGVFYRQKVSGIARHAFHSLTTVETATATAQGIEMVMRNLASNKSTTQVYDAVVLATGYERQLHRHLLAPLAEYMGDFEVSRDYRIKTDARCQASVYMQGFCEASHGLSDTLLSVLPIRADEIAASLYANVAQSHRGASVPERVLAVG